The proteins below come from a single Mucilaginibacter mali genomic window:
- a CDS encoding extracellular solute-binding protein yields MSFQKDYEAKHPDVKLDFKPNSFDDAFNKANQDFANGTGLYDIVMQYNFSLASFVTNDYVYPIDELIKNVPDSLKSFEKDMFPRAWHEVGFYKNLKDPQGPIVKVGYPFTSNTMFLCYNKAMFDDKAAQTAYEAKYKEKLQVPATWEQYQHVAAFFTRPDKHTYGVCLQGAVGSWLYYEWVNFLFGMGGKVMDKEYGWQGDQNTKVLLNTPEALNATKFYYGLKPYNAGNFTNVDAYEQIKLVKQGNIAMALIWSDLAYSLTAKPDGSFDTRFGFAPIPGNKSLLAGGSFFINRKSKNPEVAARYIIDQMQPKVQVALFKKGLCSPLKTVYDDPEVKKIPYAEALRSSLDRGVYMLEAGIDATMISDKITAALQKMWNNELTPEQAVKIMQTDIDKERKVIYANAAKH; encoded by the coding sequence ATGTCGTTCCAAAAAGACTATGAGGCCAAACATCCAGATGTCAAACTGGACTTTAAACCCAACAGCTTCGACGATGCGTTTAATAAAGCCAACCAGGATTTCGCCAATGGTACCGGCCTTTACGACATTGTGATGCAATATAATTTCTCTCTTGCCTCATTTGTGACCAACGATTACGTTTATCCCATCGATGAGTTGATCAAAAATGTGCCAGACAGCTTGAAAAGCTTTGAGAAAGACATGTTCCCACGAGCCTGGCACGAGGTTGGCTTTTACAAGAACCTGAAAGACCCCCAAGGCCCGATTGTGAAAGTAGGTTATCCTTTTACATCCAATACCATGTTCCTATGCTATAACAAAGCAATGTTTGACGATAAAGCGGCACAGACGGCTTACGAAGCAAAGTATAAAGAAAAGCTACAGGTACCAGCAACGTGGGAACAATACCAGCATGTAGCCGCATTTTTTACCCGTCCGGATAAACATACCTATGGGGTTTGCCTGCAGGGTGCCGTAGGGAGCTGGCTGTATTATGAATGGGTGAATTTCCTGTTCGGTATGGGTGGCAAAGTGATGGACAAAGAATATGGCTGGCAGGGTGATCAAAATACAAAGGTGCTGCTCAATACACCGGAAGCCCTGAACGCCACCAAATTCTATTATGGCCTGAAGCCGTATAATGCAGGTAATTTTACAAATGTTGACGCTTATGAACAGATCAAACTCGTGAAACAAGGTAATATTGCCATGGCCTTGATCTGGTCTGACCTGGCTTATAGCCTTACCGCCAAACCAGATGGTTCGTTCGATACCAGGTTCGGTTTTGCGCCTATACCGGGCAACAAATCATTATTGGCCGGAGGCAGTTTTTTCATCAACCGCAAATCCAAAAACCCAGAGGTTGCCGCCCGCTACATCATTGATCAGATGCAGCCAAAAGTACAAGTGGCTTTATTTAAAAAAGGATTGTGTTCCCCTTTAAAAACGGTTTATGATGATCCGGAAGTAAAAAAAATCCCCTATGCTGAAGCGCTGAGAAGTTCGCTCGACCGTGGGGTCTATATGCTGGAAGCTGGTATCGATGCGACGATGATCAGCGACAAAATCACAGCTGCGCTTCAAAAAATGTGGAATAATGAGCTCACCCCGGAACAGGCGGTCAAGATAATGCAAACTGACATCGATAAGGAGCGCAAGGTCATTTACGCGAACGCGGCAAAGCATTAA
- the mads6 gene encoding methylation-associated defense system protein kinase MAD6: MAKLMHCGNHQGPVNSGEERLLKYLEVNLSDDYLILSNIELAYLNPKNHQVQYLEYDCIIVAPHAIFNIENKDFSGRLEGDDNYWYLNDRETRNPHKTLRFKTSVLASKLKEKNASWSKAWIQSIVSLSHPYQTKKGLWGAHVKATYILDQQFIDNLTQPELIGREKNELNGIFQDIAAEICGTASLKTADKKTEVEGYQIIDILDQEPNYTEYLVKPKGVTSAIRKRIREYALDVPNLPLTQREKRNHLIQNQYNALNKIKTNPFILNVQFKLDQENHIFYEITDYLDENSLRAELKRKTFTIEEKINIVFNLISALKAAHEQNVFHRDINPENVFLAGGYACLGNFGKSYFADHQDEGYTVMPTINESNATPYHALELSLRDASRASDIYSLAILTYELFVDKVPIESPFELNRLGGKLPPNRKATHVKPGVPSWLDDFCDHTILTDPDDRWDNLEEMEAFIKKATKVEEASSGSVLPKPDNCDFEIGSKVSDFTIYQHLGQGGYSQVYRVKHNLQSKSDFAMKVFNESVHGSSVTDEYNALTNLNHDNIVKFRWNGILPSGQFYTLMELLEGENLKEYAKGAKNLPVYKIFQVAKDILSALTYMQAISPPIYHRDIKPQNIVWDKGKRFVLIDFNVASVVENNLDYVGTNPYLAPDLVIGNNRVNWDGSADTFALGITLYELACKVYPWSGSMKMPQVGKPAESPQIHNAKLSNAFSAFLSKSIATKREARFQSAKEMLDELLTIGENNLLQIEKETSTISLAAGGGPDQNIVNYVNSLYSQSRHGNVGTRAGDKNSLYDSLTYTETKLDKQLIPDILDGRYRLVIITGNAGDGKTAFIRKIESKANNVKKLKNGNGVTFEINGTLFQSNYDGSQDEDQKANDDVLSAFFKPFENLTDYSLATQGRIIAINEGRLVEFLHTVAPYRQLADTIENYFYTEGKSQLPDGLLIINLNLRSVVANGHNQESLFKQQVKLLTQKSLWANCQTCPVAENCFIKYNVASLNDSAVGNEIIDRMEWLLRTVSLKRELHITMRDLRSFIAFTLTRDYQCSEIKQQIEVGDEDYLNWWKHYYFNISDNSANDSAQYDRLIKLVRETDVAETAVPSLDRDLYFGTHLPEQFLYFEERKEQLLSQFNEFKIKIPLHDQTEEIQRRILTTQKILVRHQYFEGKINYRARLPYHSVFDFHDLLIGISANKEVMMNDTKQSIAKAISLNEGCNNEGIYSKNLVLSSAQVKDPISKSYRLFELDSFELIINSSAHLTNYLEYEPDSLTFRSLTDKKVSLTISLDLFEMLYFISQGYSPSLNDIRGRFVELQIFKNLLENQEYKEVIVTSDNESFFSIKINDQYKLELQPLN, from the coding sequence ATGGCAAAATTAATGCATTGTGGTAATCATCAGGGTCCTGTTAATTCGGGCGAAGAACGCTTGTTGAAATACCTGGAGGTCAACCTTTCTGATGACTATCTGATTTTATCAAATATTGAACTTGCCTACCTCAACCCCAAGAATCACCAGGTTCAGTATTTGGAATATGACTGCATTATAGTTGCGCCACACGCCATATTCAATATTGAAAACAAAGATTTTAGCGGCCGATTAGAGGGAGACGATAATTATTGGTACTTGAATGACCGGGAGACTCGTAATCCTCATAAAACATTACGCTTCAAAACTTCGGTATTAGCTAGTAAGCTAAAAGAGAAAAACGCTTCTTGGAGCAAAGCCTGGATCCAATCTATTGTAAGCTTATCACACCCATACCAAACCAAAAAAGGGCTATGGGGTGCGCATGTCAAAGCCACCTACATTCTTGATCAACAATTCATTGATAACCTAACCCAACCAGAACTTATTGGCCGAGAAAAAAACGAGCTCAATGGCATTTTTCAAGACATAGCGGCTGAAATCTGCGGTACCGCAAGTCTGAAGACTGCAGATAAAAAGACGGAAGTTGAAGGCTATCAAATTATTGATATCCTTGATCAGGAACCAAACTACACAGAATATTTAGTTAAACCCAAAGGGGTAACCTCAGCTATTAGAAAGCGAATAAGGGAATATGCTTTAGACGTGCCTAATTTACCCCTAACGCAACGCGAAAAGCGGAATCACCTAATTCAAAACCAATATAATGCGCTGAATAAGATAAAGACAAATCCCTTTATCTTAAATGTACAATTTAAGTTGGATCAGGAAAATCATATCTTTTATGAGATCACAGACTATTTGGATGAAAACTCCTTACGTGCTGAACTAAAAAGAAAAACATTTACGATAGAAGAAAAGATAAATATCGTTTTCAATTTGATCAGCGCACTTAAGGCGGCCCATGAGCAAAATGTTTTTCATAGGGACATTAATCCTGAAAACGTTTTTCTCGCTGGCGGATATGCCTGTTTAGGCAATTTTGGGAAATCCTATTTTGCAGATCATCAGGATGAGGGGTATACTGTAATGCCGACCATCAATGAATCAAACGCCACTCCTTATCATGCTTTAGAACTAAGTTTGCGGGATGCATCGCGCGCATCGGATATCTATTCGTTGGCCATTCTTACCTATGAATTATTTGTCGATAAAGTCCCTATAGAAAGCCCATTTGAGCTTAATCGACTTGGGGGAAAACTCCCCCCTAACAGAAAAGCAACCCATGTGAAGCCAGGTGTGCCATCTTGGTTAGATGATTTTTGTGATCATACCATCTTAACTGATCCCGATGACAGGTGGGATAATCTGGAAGAAATGGAAGCATTTATCAAAAAGGCAACAAAGGTAGAAGAGGCATCCTCTGGCAGCGTTCTGCCCAAGCCGGATAATTGTGACTTTGAGATCGGAAGTAAGGTATCCGATTTTACGATATATCAGCATCTAGGCCAAGGAGGCTATTCACAGGTTTACCGGGTGAAACATAACCTGCAAAGCAAGAGCGATTTTGCCATGAAGGTTTTTAACGAAAGTGTACACGGCTCCTCCGTTACCGATGAATATAACGCGCTGACGAACCTTAACCACGACAATATTGTAAAATTTAGATGGAACGGTATTCTACCTTCCGGACAATTTTATACATTGATGGAACTTCTGGAAGGTGAAAACCTTAAGGAGTATGCCAAGGGCGCAAAGAATTTACCTGTCTATAAAATATTTCAGGTTGCCAAGGATATTCTAAGCGCTTTGACCTATATGCAAGCCATTAGTCCGCCGATATACCATAGAGACATTAAACCCCAAAATATTGTCTGGGATAAGGGAAAGCGGTTTGTCCTTATTGACTTTAATGTCGCTTCAGTTGTTGAAAATAACCTAGACTATGTGGGGACGAACCCCTACCTGGCGCCCGACTTGGTAATAGGAAACAACCGCGTAAATTGGGATGGATCGGCAGATACCTTTGCCTTAGGTATCACGCTTTATGAGCTTGCCTGTAAAGTTTATCCCTGGTCAGGTTCGATGAAAATGCCCCAGGTTGGAAAACCAGCCGAATCGCCGCAAATTCACAATGCCAAACTTTCCAATGCGTTTTCTGCGTTTCTCTCAAAATCAATCGCTACCAAAAGGGAAGCTAGGTTTCAATCGGCTAAAGAGATGCTTGATGAATTGCTGACCATCGGCGAGAATAATTTACTCCAGATAGAAAAGGAGACCTCGACGATTTCTTTGGCAGCCGGCGGCGGTCCGGATCAGAACATCGTAAATTATGTTAATTCTCTTTATAGTCAATCTCGTCATGGAAATGTTGGAACAAGAGCAGGAGATAAAAATTCCCTATATGATAGTTTAACTTACACCGAAACCAAGCTTGACAAGCAACTCATCCCGGATATTTTAGACGGGCGATACAGGTTAGTTATCATAACTGGTAATGCGGGTGATGGTAAAACAGCATTTATCAGAAAAATTGAAAGTAAAGCTAACAACGTAAAAAAGCTTAAAAATGGTAATGGCGTAACATTCGAAATTAACGGGACTCTTTTTCAGAGTAATTATGATGGGTCCCAGGACGAAGATCAAAAAGCTAATGACGATGTGCTTTCTGCCTTTTTTAAACCCTTCGAAAATTTAACCGATTATAGCCTTGCCACTCAGGGTCGTATTATTGCAATCAATGAAGGCCGCTTGGTTGAGTTTCTTCATACTGTTGCCCCATACAGGCAGTTAGCCGATACCATCGAGAATTATTTTTACACTGAGGGCAAATCACAATTACCGGATGGCTTGCTTATAATTAATTTGAATTTACGTTCAGTTGTAGCCAACGGACATAATCAGGAAAGCTTGTTCAAGCAGCAGGTAAAATTGTTAACCCAGAAATCATTGTGGGCAAACTGTCAAACCTGCCCGGTAGCTGAAAATTGTTTCATAAAATATAACGTCGCATCCTTGAACGACTCTGCTGTAGGTAATGAAATCATTGACCGGATGGAATGGCTGTTACGCACGGTGAGCCTAAAACGGGAGTTACATATTACCATGCGAGACTTGCGGTCATTCATCGCATTTACACTAACTCGGGATTATCAATGTTCTGAAATTAAACAACAAATCGAAGTCGGCGACGAGGATTATTTGAATTGGTGGAAACATTACTACTTCAATATTAGCGATAATTCAGCTAATGATTCAGCACAATATGACCGCCTGATTAAGTTAGTTCGGGAGACTGATGTTGCGGAGACTGCAGTTCCCTCGTTAGATCGGGATTTGTATTTCGGAACACATCTACCGGAACAGTTTTTATATTTTGAAGAACGTAAGGAGCAGTTATTGAGCCAATTTAATGAATTCAAAATAAAAATACCCCTTCATGACCAAACCGAAGAAATTCAGCGAAGGATTTTGACTACCCAAAAGATTTTAGTGCGCCATCAGTATTTTGAAGGCAAGATAAACTATCGTGCGCGTTTACCTTATCATTCGGTTTTTGATTTTCATGATCTATTGATCGGCATAAGTGCAAATAAGGAAGTCATGATGAACGACACGAAGCAAAGTATTGCAAAGGCGATCTCATTAAATGAAGGCTGCAATAACGAGGGAATCTACTCTAAAAACCTGGTGTTGTCCTCTGCTCAGGTGAAAGACCCCATTAGTAAGTCTTACAGACTATTCGAGTTGGACAGTTTCGAATTGATTATAAATTCATCTGCACACCTGACAAATTATTTAGAGTATGAGCCTGACAGCTTAACGTTTAGAAGTTTAACAGATAAAAAAGTATCGTTGACGATCTCGCTTGACCTTTTCGAAATGTTATATTTTATCAGTCAGGGATATAGCCCATCGCTAAACGACATTAGAGGCAGGTTTGTTGAACTTCAAATTTTCAAGAATTTACTGGAGAATCAGGAATACAAAGAGGTTATCGTGACTAGCGATAATGAATCTTTCTTTAGCATAAAAATAAATGATCAGTACAAACTGGAGTTGCAACCGTTAAACTAA
- the mads2 gene encoding methylation-associated defense system DNA methyltransferase MAD2, with protein MSEENLIQNNPTNDEIVLEDSQLVCILTGEIKTTSGREIIFQSVARMLNEEYGFDLPDMARDFVISGYDPDSGKIKKQKIDLVIFEPDQPHKQDHITRLCIVHDEKTKENDKKKGVEISLQNALSCVGSCEFGLWTNGATYNFIQKEVDAFDNLQFSDLSDFPGVGQTIADLDRSDKIIARNPANDSLIRVFKRCHDYIYGNEGMKKTAFWELLNLIFCKIYDEKRRFTCAESGESYRREFWVGVKEQNTIKGREQVAKRIKDIFAKLRKDPLFSEVFDGNEQISLTDKGLAFIAAELAKYSFLDATVDVKGVAYETIVSNTLKQEAGQFFTPRNIVKCMVEMMDPTAHQRVLDPACGSGGFLVMVLDHVRRKFAKQIFPDLEGPWLEEKFNSIEVNNKVKDYAEQYLFGFDFDPDLKKAARMNMVMAGDGHANIFHANSLAYPKGDNEAELYKINEAVRKSIRTGIDADFPFEQDYNALGKFDLIFTNPPFGAKIPINDPEILRQFDLGFSWKKDINGQWQKLNLSSSQPPEILFIDQCYQFLKPGGKMAIVLPDGILGNPNTEYVRSWILDKFKLLASIDLAVEAFLPQVGVQASLLFLQKKTEDERAHSLLHHSDYDIFMAIAEKLGKDRRGNQIFLRDEDGAELLFDEIKTYLTYNKLEGKVLKKRNEKIKRLDDDLPKISKAYFEFCKETAI; from the coding sequence ATGAGCGAAGAAAATTTAATTCAGAATAACCCTACAAACGATGAGATTGTTTTAGAGGACAGTCAACTTGTTTGTATTCTTACTGGTGAAATTAAAACGACCAGTGGAAGAGAAATTATATTCCAGTCGGTTGCCAGAATGTTAAACGAAGAATACGGGTTCGATTTGCCAGATATGGCGCGGGATTTTGTTATATCTGGCTACGACCCAGACTCAGGGAAAATAAAGAAGCAGAAAATAGACCTAGTCATTTTTGAACCGGATCAACCTCACAAACAAGATCATATTACTCGATTATGCATCGTCCATGACGAAAAGACAAAGGAAAATGACAAAAAAAAGGGGGTAGAAATATCGTTGCAAAACGCATTAAGCTGTGTTGGTAGTTGCGAATTCGGACTTTGGACCAATGGTGCTACCTACAATTTTATACAGAAAGAAGTTGACGCATTTGATAATCTTCAATTTTCTGATCTTTCAGATTTTCCTGGCGTAGGGCAAACTATCGCCGATCTTGATCGATCTGATAAAATCATTGCTCGTAACCCTGCTAATGATTCACTCATACGCGTATTTAAACGCTGCCATGATTATATCTATGGTAATGAAGGCATGAAAAAAACTGCATTTTGGGAGCTACTAAACCTTATTTTTTGCAAAATCTACGATGAAAAAAGACGCTTCACTTGCGCGGAAAGCGGTGAAAGCTACAGACGTGAATTTTGGGTAGGCGTAAAAGAACAGAATACGATTAAAGGCCGAGAACAGGTTGCAAAACGAATAAAAGACATTTTTGCAAAGCTTAGGAAAGACCCACTTTTCTCTGAAGTTTTTGATGGCAACGAACAAATAAGTTTAACTGACAAAGGGCTGGCCTTTATTGCGGCTGAATTAGCTAAATACTCGTTTTTAGATGCAACAGTTGATGTAAAAGGTGTAGCTTATGAAACCATAGTTTCCAATACACTAAAGCAGGAAGCCGGCCAGTTCTTTACGCCAAGAAATATAGTTAAATGCATGGTAGAAATGATGGATCCAACGGCCCATCAAAGAGTATTGGATCCTGCATGTGGCTCCGGTGGCTTTTTGGTAATGGTTTTGGATCATGTGCGTAGAAAGTTCGCTAAGCAAATATTTCCTGATTTAGAGGGGCCATGGTTGGAGGAAAAGTTCAACTCTATAGAAGTAAACAACAAAGTTAAAGATTATGCAGAGCAATACCTTTTCGGATTCGACTTTGATCCTGACTTAAAAAAGGCAGCGCGGATGAACATGGTGATGGCGGGTGATGGTCACGCCAATATCTTTCACGCTAACTCATTGGCTTACCCTAAAGGCGACAATGAAGCCGAACTATATAAAATCAATGAGGCCGTCCGTAAAAGTATTAGAACCGGAATCGATGCCGATTTCCCGTTTGAACAAGATTATAACGCGCTTGGAAAATTCGATCTTATTTTTACAAACCCGCCTTTCGGCGCAAAAATACCAATAAATGATCCCGAGATCTTAAGGCAATTCGATTTAGGGTTTAGTTGGAAAAAAGACATTAATGGACAATGGCAAAAATTAAATTTGAGTAGTAGTCAACCGCCTGAAATACTGTTTATTGATCAATGTTATCAGTTTTTGAAACCAGGGGGCAAAATGGCTATTGTATTGCCTGATGGCATTTTAGGTAATCCTAACACCGAATATGTTCGATCATGGATATTAGACAAATTTAAATTGTTAGCGTCCATAGATTTAGCCGTGGAAGCATTTTTACCTCAGGTAGGCGTACAAGCATCGCTCTTGTTTTTGCAAAAGAAAACTGAAGATGAACGCGCTCATTCCCTTTTGCATCACTCTGATTATGATATATTTATGGCAATTGCCGAAAAATTAGGGAAAGACAGGCGTGGCAATCAAATTTTTCTTAGGGATGAAGATGGCGCGGAACTGTTGTTTGATGAGATAAAAACATATCTGACTTACAATAAATTGGAAGGTAAAGTTTTGAAAAAAAGAAATGAAAAAATCAAGCGCTTGGACGATGATTTGCCTAAAATTAGTAAAGCATATTTTGAATTCTGTAAAGAAACCGCAATATGA
- the mads5 gene encoding methylation-associated defense system restriction endonuclease subunit S MAD5 — translation MKTSTVRVTDIINAMRFDSGFHLSEGTLYLKKIHEMPHEELQNLTSKIFTAGRSKRMYTDRKFGYPYLSNSDVVKQNPINGCKYNSRKYGFDELSFLKEGMIVTGRVGAIGQTAYITSEFEELDAMGSDNMIRIVPKDKNKSGYIYSFLVSKYGNTLLWKLAAGGVQPYITEEMIKDMPIPVFCDDKQHKIHNLIIEASTLRTEANKLLRKADQLFISNLNINDELFDKITNSSESATSCSFIVKKSSITPLSIRSRTYSERLKLIKEVFQNGSHESLISLLQYAPVKGGRYKRVEVSENSINAVELLNQGDLHNLKPKGKIISKKYIDNLDNQTAKKDMIIVPAVGTLGENEIFSRPLFVHGYLEGKVLSEHLLRIMPDRRKIDPGYLFIVLKSDLFFRIFRSIVYGTNLLYYILPLLEEMPIPRLSVSIEKEIGDLVNTAYEKLSLGNIKEYEAINIVENAIESWQN, via the coding sequence ATGAAAACTTCGACAGTCCGAGTAACGGATATAATTAATGCCATGCGGTTTGATAGTGGTTTTCATCTTTCGGAGGGGACTCTGTATTTAAAAAAAATACATGAGATGCCTCATGAAGAGCTCCAGAATTTAACATCAAAAATATTTACTGCGGGAAGAAGCAAGAGAATGTATACCGATAGAAAATTTGGGTATCCTTATTTAAGTAATTCTGACGTTGTAAAACAAAACCCGATTAATGGGTGCAAATATAACTCTCGTAAATATGGATTTGATGAATTATCTTTTCTGAAAGAAGGAATGATTGTTACAGGTCGGGTCGGAGCCATTGGGCAAACTGCTTATATTACATCTGAATTCGAAGAATTGGACGCTATGGGTTCAGATAACATGATTCGTATAGTGCCTAAAGACAAAAATAAATCGGGATACATTTACTCCTTTCTGGTATCAAAATACGGAAATACATTGCTTTGGAAATTAGCTGCAGGCGGCGTGCAACCTTATATTACAGAAGAAATGATTAAAGATATGCCAATTCCTGTCTTTTGCGATGATAAGCAACATAAAATACATAATTTGATAATTGAAGCATCTACGCTACGTACCGAGGCTAATAAATTATTGAGAAAGGCTGATCAATTATTTATTTCCAATTTAAACATCAATGATGAGTTGTTCGATAAAATAACCAATTCTTCGGAATCAGCCACCTCATGTAGTTTTATCGTGAAAAAGTCTTCAATAACACCATTATCAATAAGATCAAGAACATATAGCGAAAGATTAAAACTAATAAAAGAAGTCTTTCAAAATGGCTCCCATGAAAGCCTCATTTCATTGTTACAATATGCTCCAGTAAAAGGTGGGAGATATAAGAGGGTTGAAGTTTCAGAAAATTCAATTAACGCAGTTGAATTATTAAATCAAGGCGATTTACATAATCTCAAGCCGAAAGGGAAAATCATTTCTAAAAAATACATTGATAACCTGGATAATCAAACAGCTAAAAAAGACATGATAATTGTCCCCGCAGTGGGAACGCTTGGAGAAAATGAAATTTTTAGCCGACCTCTTTTTGTACATGGATACTTAGAAGGTAAAGTTTTATCCGAACATTTATTAAGAATAATGCCGGATAGGAGAAAAATTGACCCTGGATACTTGTTTATAGTTCTTAAATCGGATCTATTCTTCAGAATTTTCAGATCGATAGTTTATGGCACTAACTTATTGTATTATATTTTACCTCTGTTAGAAGAGATGCCTATTCCAAGACTATCTGTCTCTATTGAAAAAGAAATTGGAGATTTGGTAAATACAGCCTATGAAAAATTAAGCCTTGGCAATATAAAAGAATATGAGGCTATCAATATAGTTGAAAACGCAATCGAATCATGGCAAAATTAA
- a CDS encoding nucleotidyl transferase AbiEii/AbiGii toxin family protein has translation MISRQNFELEWIKSVSTKLGRKGDPKMLEKVIYALYLLEQLKANGLNLIFKGGTSLLLVTDPPRRFSIDIDIITTASQSEIEMVIGKIIARGQFTSWESDNERKHVTDAPVSHYKIYYKSRVNQHFGEEPILLDILFGENPYPTLQEHLIAHSWLHQEGEAITIQLPSFESILGDKLTAFAPNTTGILYSKNRPVEIIKQLYDIGFLFELSNDLATIKASYRTIVKEEIALRKLQIDWQGPLEDAIETCFLLALREPRSKEFEHLQSGIRNIVNFIIHRFTIDEAILAGAKTAYLCSLMLNDDHNIKRFGSAEQIRDLEITASNYSKLNKLKKSNPEAFFYWQLALISKNKTA, from the coding sequence ATGATAAGTAGACAGAATTTTGAATTGGAGTGGATTAAATCCGTTTCTACAAAACTGGGGCGAAAAGGTGACCCAAAGATGTTAGAAAAGGTCATCTATGCACTATACTTATTGGAGCAATTAAAGGCCAATGGTTTAAATTTAATTTTTAAGGGGGGTACATCATTATTATTAGTAACAGACCCTCCGCGCCGCTTCTCGATAGACATAGATATTATTACTACTGCCAGTCAATCTGAGATTGAAATGGTCATAGGTAAAATTATAGCACGGGGACAATTTACAAGTTGGGAATCAGATAACGAACGTAAACATGTAACTGACGCACCGGTATCACATTATAAAATATATTATAAAAGCCGGGTAAATCAGCATTTTGGTGAAGAGCCTATTTTGTTGGATATTTTATTTGGCGAGAATCCATACCCGACCTTGCAAGAACACCTCATTGCGCATTCCTGGTTACATCAGGAGGGCGAAGCGATAACAATTCAGTTACCCTCTTTTGAATCTATTTTGGGTGATAAACTAACCGCATTTGCGCCAAATACAACAGGAATTTTATATAGTAAAAACCGTCCTGTAGAAATTATCAAGCAGTTATATGACATCGGCTTTTTGTTTGAACTTTCAAATGACCTCGCCACTATCAAAGCAAGTTATAGGACCATAGTTAAAGAGGAGATCGCGCTGAGGAAACTGCAAATAGATTGGCAGGGGCCGCTTGAGGATGCTATTGAAACTTGTTTTCTACTTGCTTTACGTGAACCCAGGTCAAAAGAGTTTGAGCATTTGCAATCAGGCATTCGCAATATTGTAAATTTTATAATTCATCGATTTACAATCGATGAAGCCATTTTGGCTGGAGCTAAAACCGCTTACCTGTGTTCGTTAATGTTAAATGATGATCATAATATTAAACGATTTGGATCTGCCGAGCAGATTAGAGACCTGGAAATTACAGCTTCCAATTACAGCAAATTAAATAAACTAAAAAAATCAAATCCAGAAGCCTTCTTCTATTGGCAATTGGCTTTAATATCTAAAAATAAAACCGCATGA
- a CDS encoding DUF6577 family protein produces the protein MKAAIEIDILKKFADKGIFTKNELEMYLRQYFPAASGNTISWHIHSLKSNGTISHVSRGVYSLDNKRDFQPQISNTLKRINNKINKEFPFIQFCVWESKWFNDLMVHQLFKNYLVVETEKDVMESVFNSLTDFSKKVYLNPDHEIFERYIANFNEVIIVKPMVSEAPINVDEKGIHVALLEKLLVDALIEKDLFAAQQNELEYIFSTSLKKYKLNINKLKRYARRRNQLNELEKYITKTLAK, from the coding sequence TTGAAAGCCGCAATCGAAATAGATATTCTAAAGAAATTTGCTGACAAAGGCATTTTTACCAAAAATGAGTTAGAAATGTATTTAAGGCAGTATTTCCCGGCAGCATCTGGAAATACAATTTCGTGGCATATTCACAGTCTAAAGTCAAATGGAACCATATCGCATGTTTCCAGGGGAGTGTACTCGCTGGACAACAAGAGGGATTTCCAGCCTCAGATATCAAACACACTTAAAAGAATTAACAATAAAATCAATAAGGAATTTCCTTTTATTCAATTCTGCGTTTGGGAAAGTAAATGGTTTAATGATTTAATGGTCCATCAGTTATTCAAAAACTATTTGGTTGTCGAAACAGAGAAGGATGTTATGGAATCTGTTTTTAATTCACTAACTGATTTCAGCAAAAAAGTATATCTAAACCCCGACCACGAGATTTTTGAGCGGTACATCGCCAATTTCAATGAAGTCATTATTGTTAAACCCATGGTTTCCGAAGCGCCTATTAACGTTGACGAAAAAGGCATACACGTAGCCCTCCTGGAAAAATTACTTGTTGATGCCCTTATCGAAAAAGATCTTTTTGCTGCACAACAAAATGAGTTGGAATACATTTTTAGTACCTCATTAAAAAAATACAAACTCAATATTAACAAGCTTAAAAGATATGCCAGGCGGCGAAATCAACTGAACGAACTTGAAAAATACATAACCAAAACTTTGGCAAAATGA